A part of Sulfurimonas sp. HSL-1716 genomic DNA contains:
- the glnA gene encoding type I glutamate--ammonia ligase: MGKFVNNVEEFFSFCKENEVQFVDLRFTDIKGAWHHLTYRMSAVNESNLENGFPFDGSSIEAWQPINRSDMLLKADVPTAFLDPFTADPTIIIFCDVYDIYKGELYEKCPRSIAKKALAHAESLGIADAAYFGPENEFFVFDDVKFVDNINESGYKVDSEEGEWNSNTSYEDMYNTAHRPGTKGGYFPVQPTDSMVDLRAEMMQILEQVGLEVVLGHHEVAQAQGEIGIVFSDIIGAADNVQKYKYVVKMVAHLNGKTATFMPKPLYGDNGNGMHTHQSLWKNGKNLFYKEGEYGNLSETALHYIGGIFKHARAVAAFTNASTNSYKRLIPGFEAPSILTYSSQNRSASCRIPYGAGEKATRIEMRFPDSTACPYLAFAAMMMAGLDGIQNKYIPVGPMDEDLFELTLDEIREKGIPQMPHTLRGSLEALIRDNDFLKPVFTETFIDTYQAYKFEREVFPDEGRPTAYEFKTTYQC; the protein is encoded by the coding sequence ATGGGAAAATTTGTTAATAACGTAGAGGAGTTTTTCTCTTTTTGTAAAGAGAACGAAGTTCAATTTGTGGATCTTCGTTTTACAGACATTAAAGGTGCTTGGCATCATCTTACTTACCGTATGAGCGCGGTAAACGAAAGTAACTTGGAAAACGGTTTCCCGTTTGACGGTTCGTCTATCGAAGCATGGCAGCCGATCAACAGATCAGATATGTTACTTAAGGCTGACGTGCCGACAGCTTTCTTAGATCCGTTCACTGCAGACCCTACGATCATTATTTTCTGTGATGTATATGACATCTATAAAGGTGAACTATACGAAAAATGTCCGCGTTCTATCGCGAAAAAAGCACTTGCGCATGCAGAGTCTTTAGGTATTGCTGATGCTGCATACTTCGGACCTGAAAACGAATTCTTTGTTTTCGATGACGTAAAATTCGTCGACAACATCAATGAATCCGGTTACAAAGTCGACAGTGAAGAGGGTGAGTGGAACTCTAACACCTCTTATGAAGATATGTACAACACTGCACACCGCCCGGGTACTAAAGGCGGTTACTTCCCGGTTCAGCCTACAGACTCTATGGTCGATCTTCGTGCAGAGATGATGCAGATTCTAGAGCAAGTCGGTCTTGAGGTTGTTCTTGGTCACCACGAAGTTGCTCAAGCTCAAGGTGAGATCGGTATTGTTTTCTCTGATATCATCGGAGCAGCGGATAATGTTCAAAAATATAAATACGTTGTTAAAATGGTTGCCCACCTTAACGGTAAAACTGCTACTTTCATGCCAAAACCTCTTTACGGAGATAACGGAAACGGTATGCACACGCACCAATCACTTTGGAAAAACGGTAAAAACCTTTTCTACAAAGAGGGTGAGTACGGAAACCTAAGTGAAACAGCTCTTCACTATATCGGCGGTATCTTTAAGCATGCGCGTGCCGTTGCTGCGTTTACAAACGCTTCTACGAACTCATACAAAAGACTTATCCCAGGTTTCGAAGCTCCAAGTATCTTAACTTACTCTTCTCAAAACCGTTCTGCATCTTGCCGTATCCCGTATGGTGCAGGTGAGAAAGCTACCCGTATCGAGATGAGATTCCCTGACTCAACTGCTTGTCCATATCTTGCATTTGCTGCAATGATGATGGCCGGACTTGACGGTATTCAAAACAAATATATTCCTGTAGGACCGATGGATGAGGATCTTTTCGAACTTACTTTAGATGAGATTCGTGAAAAAGGTATCCCGCAAATGCCTCATACATTGCGTGGTTCACTCGAAGCGCTTATCCGTGATAACGATTTCTTAAAACCGGTATTTACAGAAACGTTTATCGATACATACCAAGCATATAAATTCGAGCGTGAAGTATTCCCTGATGAAGGACGTCCGACAGCTTACGAGTTTAAAACTACGTATCAGTGCTAA
- a CDS encoding efflux RND transporter permease subunit yields the protein MIENFYKNRIIKFPKITLFVLFCIVTFLAFYIPRLSVDASAETLLLENDKDLIYTREINSRYDAPDFLVITYTPDAPLLSEKSLKNLKSLKKDLQSLNFVDNVVSILDVPLFKSPSKPLKELIQNIPTLESNSTDRNLAKAEFLSNPIYKNNLVGKDFITTAVVVNLKEDKRYKTLLDKKNATKKASDIKAFKDYREIQRAREHLNLQEIRDVMQKHSYDAQLFLGGVDMIADDMITYVKSDIKTYGSIVLVILLLMLYIVFRELKWVVIPIVISTASIVASTGLFGLLGFEVTVVSSNFISLQLIVTISIIIHLMVRYRELFITRNELSQEELILQTVTSILKPSFFAIITTIAGFSSLVFSGILPVIMLGWMMSLAITVSLIVIFLSFPAMLVLMKKSDKKVYFKTRVSLTALCSHLVEKHKKSVVFFSMLIFGISILYTFDIRVENSFINYFKKSTEIYKGMEVIDRSLGGTTPLDVIIDFPKPKDTPKKTVKKNATEDEFDEFEDEYNAIKNQNQYWFSADKMDVVRKVHSYLESIPEIGKVLSLGSVLELGRSLNDNKDLDDFALAMLYNELPQRFRKIVLSPYVNIKANQVRFSMRIVDSNPKLKRDRLLKKIKYDLVHKLGLKKENVHLSNLMVLYNNMLQSLFNSQIKTLGLMLVLLGIVFFILFRSWKVMLIAMIVNVIPISLIFGVMGYLDIPLDMMSITIASIAIGIAVDDTIHYLHRYKKEYAKDHDYVQAMKRSHQSVGYAMYYTSITIMIGFLVLVLSEFTPTIYFGLLTVLAMFSALVTDLLLLPALLLLVKPYKK from the coding sequence ATGATAGAAAATTTCTATAAGAACAGGATCATCAAGTTTCCCAAGATCACGCTGTTCGTCCTTTTTTGTATCGTCACGTTTCTGGCGTTTTACATTCCGCGGCTCAGTGTCGATGCATCCGCGGAAACACTGCTTTTGGAAAATGACAAAGACCTTATATATACCAGAGAGATAAACAGCCGTTACGATGCGCCGGATTTTCTGGTCATCACCTATACTCCCGATGCGCCTCTCTTAAGCGAGAAAAGCCTAAAAAACCTGAAAAGTCTGAAAAAAGATCTACAGTCTTTGAACTTCGTCGACAACGTGGTTTCCATCCTTGATGTTCCTCTTTTTAAAAGCCCTTCAAAACCCTTAAAAGAGCTAATACAAAATATACCTACGCTGGAATCGAACTCGACGGACAGGAACCTGGCAAAAGCGGAATTTCTGTCAAATCCCATATATAAGAACAATCTGGTCGGAAAAGATTTTATAACCACTGCAGTCGTCGTCAATCTCAAAGAGGACAAAAGGTACAAAACGCTTTTAGATAAAAAGAACGCGACAAAAAAAGCAAGCGATATCAAAGCGTTTAAAGACTACAGAGAGATACAACGCGCCAGAGAACATCTCAATCTTCAAGAGATAAGAGACGTTATGCAAAAGCATTCTTACGACGCACAGCTTTTTTTAGGCGGCGTGGATATGATAGCCGATGATATGATCACCTATGTAAAGAGCGATATAAAGACGTACGGTTCGATCGTCCTTGTCATTTTACTTTTGATGCTTTACATCGTATTTCGGGAGCTGAAATGGGTAGTTATTCCTATCGTTATCTCCACGGCTTCCATTGTTGCATCGACGGGCCTTTTCGGTCTGCTCGGGTTTGAAGTCACCGTCGTATCGTCGAATTTTATCTCGCTGCAGCTGATTGTGACCATATCGATAATCATACATCTTATGGTCAGGTACAGGGAGCTTTTTATTACCCGAAACGAACTCTCCCAAGAGGAGCTGATTCTGCAGACGGTCACATCCATACTAAAACCCTCTTTCTTTGCCATCATCACCACGATAGCGGGATTCAGCTCTCTTGTCTTTTCGGGAATATTGCCGGTCATTATGCTTGGCTGGATGATGAGTCTCGCCATTACGGTTTCTTTGATAGTTATATTTTTAAGTTTTCCGGCGATGCTCGTTTTAATGAAAAAATCCGATAAAAAAGTATATTTTAAAACGAGGGTCTCATTGACTGCTCTTTGTTCGCATCTGGTGGAAAAACATAAAAAATCGGTCGTCTTTTTCAGTATGCTCATCTTTGGTATAAGCATACTCTATACATTTGATATACGGGTAGAGAACAGTTTCATCAACTATTTTAAAAAATCGACCGAGATATATAAAGGGATGGAGGTCATCGACAGATCCTTGGGCGGAACGACGCCTTTAGACGTCATCATCGATTTTCCAAAGCCTAAAGACACTCCTAAAAAAACCGTGAAGAAGAACGCAACCGAAGACGAGTTCGATGAGTTTGAAGATGAATACAATGCCATCAAGAATCAAAATCAGTACTGGTTCAGTGCCGATAAGATGGATGTGGTAAGAAAGGTTCACAGTTATCTTGAATCGATTCCCGAGATCGGTAAAGTTTTGTCTTTGGGAAGTGTTTTGGAACTCGGGCGCAGTCTCAACGACAACAAAGATCTGGATGATTTTGCTCTTGCCATGCTGTATAACGAGCTTCCGCAGAGATTCCGTAAGATCGTGCTCTCCCCGTACGTCAATATCAAAGCCAATCAGGTCAGATTTTCCATGCGCATAGTAGATTCAAACCCGAAACTAAAACGCGACCGTCTTTTGAAAAAGATTAAGTACGATCTGGTACACAAACTGGGATTAAAAAAGGAAAATGTCCATCTTTCCAATCTGATGGTACTGTACAACAATATGCTCCAGTCGCTGTTCAACTCCCAGATCAAGACGCTTGGGTTGATGCTTGTTTTACTGGGGATCGTGTTTTTTATTCTGTTTCGCTCTTGGAAGGTCATGCTGATCGCTATGATAGTAAATGTTATACCGATATCGCTTATTTTCGGTGTTATGGGCTATCTTGATATACCGCTGGACATGATGAGCATCACCATCGCATCCATCGCCATCGGTATCGCCGTGGATGATACCATCCATTATCTTCACAGGTATAAAAAAGAGTATGCAAAAGACCATGACTATGTCCAAGCGATGAAAAGATCGCATCAAAGTGTCGGGTATGCGATGTATTATACTTCCATTACCATTATGATCGGTTTTTTGGTTTTGGTACTTTCCGAATTTACGCCTACGATATATTTCGGGCTTCTTACGGTCTTGGCTATGTTCAGTGCTCTTGTGACGGACCTTTTACTGCTTCCTGCATTGCTCTTATTGGTCAAACCGTACAAAAAATAG
- a CDS encoding ABC transporter substrate-binding protein — protein sequence MKSFLMILIFGVFFTLHANVEDDITNMIVQNSEKVTSILKDKSMPKAEQDKEIVRLVDPLFDFYLMGKLCLGKTIYTSLTKKQKSEFHVVFNRKIKESYINKLHLYTDEKLEFEKAKRIRKTRITLLSYLITKTEKKPVIYKFYENDEKKWLIYDVDIFGVSIVQTYRNQFSAALKTKSFEQFLEELDKDKSQ from the coding sequence GTGAAGTCATTTTTGATGATTTTGATTTTTGGAGTTTTTTTTACGCTGCATGCGAACGTAGAAGATGATATTACGAATATGATCGTTCAAAACAGCGAAAAAGTAACGTCCATATTGAAAGATAAATCGATGCCAAAAGCGGAACAGGACAAGGAGATAGTCAGGCTTGTCGATCCTCTTTTCGATTTTTATCTTATGGGTAAACTTTGTCTTGGGAAAACTATCTATACCTCTCTTACAAAGAAGCAGAAAAGCGAATTTCATGTCGTGTTTAACAGAAAAATCAAAGAGTCGTATATAAACAAACTGCATCTCTATACGGATGAAAAGCTCGAATTTGAAAAAGCCAAAAGGATCAGAAAAACGCGGATCACTCTGCTGAGCTATCTTATAACAAAGACGGAAAAGAAGCCTGTCATCTACAAGTTCTATGAAAACGACGAAAAAAAATGGCTTATCTACGATGTCGATATCTTCGGTGTCAGTATAGTTCAGACATATAGAAACCAATTTTCAGCAGCATTAAAAACAAAGAGTTTCGAACAGTTTTTAGAAGAACTGGATAAAGATAAATCGCAATAA
- a CDS encoding VacJ family lipoprotein produces the protein MLLVFLIFNVYSYADNIDDFNDEFVEKKHEPFDPLSGYNRVMTNFNDYLYMHVLDPYLFKGYDYVAPRTVRSSIQCFFDNLKFPITFINNLLQLKFKRAWIDVERFGINTTVGLFGFFDPAYTWLKLDKSNEDFGQTLGHYGVGGGFPITLPFFGQYNLRDLAGVYVDAAADPLYYDDYRKYNAVDNKYQSWGIISYKQFNEGSLKAKEYKEFRKDAIDLYPFIRDAYEQNREMLIKE, from the coding sequence TTGTTGTTAGTATTTCTGATTTTTAATGTATATTCTTATGCGGATAATATTGATGATTTTAATGATGAATTCGTAGAAAAAAAACATGAACCTTTTGACCCTCTTAGCGGTTATAACCGCGTTATGACGAATTTTAACGATTATCTGTATATGCATGTGCTGGACCCGTATCTGTTCAAAGGCTATGATTATGTCGCTCCAAGAACGGTTCGTTCGTCCATACAGTGCTTTTTCGATAACCTGAAATTTCCTATTACGTTTATAAACAACCTGCTTCAATTGAAGTTTAAAAGAGCATGGATAGATGTCGAGAGATTCGGTATCAATACGACGGTCGGACTTTTCGGTTTTTTCGATCCTGCATATACGTGGCTGAAATTGGATAAAAGCAATGAGGATTTCGGACAGACGCTCGGTCATTACGGAGTAGGCGGCGGATTCCCGATAACCCTGCCGTTTTTTGGACAGTACAACCTCAGAGATCTGGCGGGAGTTTATGTGGATGCGGCGGCCGATCCTCTTTATTATGACGATTACAGAAAATATAACGCGGTCGATAATAAATATCAATCTTGGGGTATAATCTCATACAAACAATTCAATGAAGGTTCGCTAAAAGCCAAAGAGTATAAAGAGTTTAGAAAAGATGCTATCGATCTCTATCCGTTTATACGCGATGCTTATGAACAGAACCGTGAGATGTTGATTAAGGAGTAA
- a CDS encoding branched-chain amino acid transaminase, which produces MDKAKYIWMNGKFVNWDDAQVHVLSHTIHYGNGVIEGTKAYKTDKGYAIFRLNDHTKRLKESAKMTLINIPYSVEELNKAQIQLIKDNGFTGDNVYIRPFAFLGYGVMGVYHVNAPVETVLAAWEWGAYLGEEGMKKGIKLKIVSMTRPANTSNMGKAKATANYLNSQMAKYEAIDCGYDEALLLDDQGYVAEASGASFFMLKEGKLITPPNDNSLESITQKTVIEMAQDLGIEVVRKRISREDVYIADEAFLTGTAAEITPVRNVDARVIGGGARGEVTEKLQSMYFDIVFGRNKKYEHYLTYID; this is translated from the coding sequence ATGGATAAAGCCAAATATATTTGGATGAACGGAAAATTTGTAAACTGGGACGACGCACAAGTACACGTTCTCTCTCATACAATTCACTACGGAAACGGCGTAATCGAAGGAACAAAAGCATATAAAACCGATAAAGGATACGCTATTTTCCGCTTAAACGACCATACGAAAAGATTAAAAGAGTCTGCAAAGATGACTCTTATAAACATCCCGTACAGTGTCGAAGAGCTTAACAAAGCGCAGATACAACTCATAAAAGACAATGGGTTCACCGGTGACAACGTTTATATCCGTCCATTCGCATTTTTAGGATACGGGGTCATGGGCGTTTATCATGTAAATGCTCCGGTAGAAACCGTACTTGCCGCATGGGAATGGGGCGCATACCTCGGTGAAGAAGGAATGAAAAAAGGGATCAAACTGAAAATAGTTTCTATGACCCGCCCTGCCAATACTTCTAACATGGGTAAAGCAAAAGCCACGGCAAACTATCTGAACTCGCAAATGGCAAAGTATGAAGCGATCGACTGCGGTTACGACGAAGCACTTTTGCTTGACGATCAAGGGTATGTAGCCGAAGCAAGCGGTGCGAGTTTTTTTATGCTAAAAGAGGGTAAACTGATAACTCCGCCAAACGACAATTCACTGGAATCGATCACTCAAAAAACAGTGATAGAAATGGCACAGGACCTCGGCATCGAAGTTGTACGCAAACGTATCTCAAGAGAGGATGTCTATATAGCCGACGAAGCGTTCTTGACAGGAACTGCGGCCGAGATAACACCAGTACGCAACGTGGATGCAAGGGTCATAGGCGGCGGCGCACGCGGAGAAGTAACAGAAAAACTGCAATCGATGTATTTTGATATCGTTTTTGGACGTAACAAGAAGTACGAACACTATTTGACGTATATCGATTAA
- a CDS encoding prohibitin family protein, with translation MASDMNDYFNKKKSQGGGFGGGDGSSPKAPKPPKIDFNLGGGKSIILYFIIGLVLLLIIAKPFVIIQEGERGILSTNGKYQEQSLLPGLHFIIPLIQKVYTVDTKVRIINYASGLERTDKGDGILTKPAVTVLDRRGLPVAIELTVQYRLNAQFAAQTISNWGFSWEDKIINPVVRDVVRNVVGNYDAESLPNERNTIATKIEAGISENVKALPNSPAILQSVQLREIVLPQKVKDQIERVQIAKQEVQRAEQEVSRAKQEALKRAAEAQGKADAVRIEAQGKAQAITIEADANAKANMLISKSLTSKLLQLEQIKVQGKFNEALQTNKDAKIFLTPGGSTPNIWVDMKESRNKVTSIK, from the coding sequence ATGGCATCAGATATGAACGATTACTTTAACAAGAAAAAAAGCCAAGGCGGTGGATTCGGCGGCGGAGACGGTTCTTCGCCAAAAGCACCCAAACCTCCAAAGATCGATTTTAATCTCGGCGGCGGCAAATCGATCATACTCTATTTTATTATCGGTCTTGTTCTGCTTTTGATCATAGCCAAACCTTTCGTGATCATTCAAGAGGGTGAACGCGGTATTCTCTCTACAAACGGAAAATACCAAGAGCAATCGCTTCTTCCTGGACTTCACTTTATTATTCCTCTTATCCAAAAGGTCTATACGGTCGATACGAAAGTACGTATCATCAACTATGCAAGCGGATTGGAGAGAACAGACAAGGGTGACGGTATCCTTACAAAACCTGCTGTTACCGTTCTGGACCGCCGCGGTCTTCCTGTTGCCATCGAGCTGACAGTCCAGTACAGACTCAATGCTCAATTTGCCGCACAGACAATCTCCAACTGGGGATTCAGCTGGGAAGACAAGATCATCAATCCGGTCGTACGTGACGTTGTGAGAAATGTTGTAGGAAACTATGATGCAGAATCTCTGCCAAATGAGAGAAATACCATAGCAACCAAGATCGAAGCGGGGATCAGTGAAAACGTAAAAGCCCTGCCGAACTCTCCTGCAATTTTACAATCCGTTCAACTGCGCGAGATCGTCCTGCCGCAAAAAGTAAAAGATCAGATCGAACGTGTGCAGATAGCAAAACAAGAGGTACAGCGTGCAGAGCAAGAGGTATCACGTGCAAAACAAGAGGCTTTAAAACGTGCCGCTGAAGCGCAAGGTAAAGCAGATGCCGTTAGAATCGAAGCACAAGGTAAAGCACAGGCTATAACGATAGAAGCCGATGCAAATGCAAAAGCGAATATGCTTATATCAAAATCATTGACTTCTAAACTTCTGCAGTTAGAGCAGATCAAAGTACAAGGTAAGTTCAACGAAGCGCTTCAAACGAACAAAGATGCGAAAATATTCCTAACACCGGGAGGTTCGACTCCAAATATCTGGGTTGATATGAAAGAATCCCGCAACAAGGTTACATCGATTAAATAA
- the hisIE gene encoding bifunctional phosphoribosyl-AMP cyclohydrolase/phosphoribosyl-ATP diphosphatase HisIE, producing the protein MQNILDRVDWKKQELLPVIVQDVVNNEVLMMAYMNKEALELSLKTGIAHYFSRSKQRIWKKGESSGHIQTIRSFHIDCDNDTLLIKVTQEGVACHTGRRSCFFTELKSGEIQTEVEVDTDAVYGVIDTLYHTIQERKNADPSTSWTAKLFSKGENTILKKVIEESGEFTFAFKDDDEAEMIYEAADLTYHMLVALAYKDISPDRIKQELARRFDISGIAEKNSRES; encoded by the coding sequence ATGCAGAACATACTTGATCGCGTTGATTGGAAAAAACAGGAACTGCTGCCGGTGATCGTTCAAGACGTTGTTAATAACGAGGTCTTGATGATGGCTTATATGAACAAAGAAGCTCTTGAACTTTCTTTAAAGACAGGCATCGCCCACTATTTCTCACGCTCTAAACAGCGTATCTGGAAGAAGGGTGAGAGCAGCGGACATATCCAGACGATCCGCTCTTTTCATATCGACTGCGATAACGACACTCTGCTTATAAAAGTGACTCAAGAGGGCGTAGCTTGCCATACGGGCAGACGTTCCTGCTTTTTTACCGAACTTAAATCCGGAGAGATACAAACGGAAGTTGAAGTAGATACCGACGCGGTATACGGAGTCATAGACACTCTGTATCATACGATCCAAGAAAGAAAAAATGCCGACCCTTCCACATCCTGGACAGCAAAACTTTTCAGTAAAGGCGAAAACACCATACTAAAAAAAGTGATCGAAGAATCAGGTGAGTTCACCTTTGCGTTTAAAGACGATGACGAAGCGGAGATGATCTATGAAGCAGCCGACCTGACATACCATATGCTGGTCGCTCTTGCATATAAAGATATCTCCCCCGACCGTATCAAACAAGAGCTTGCACGCAGATTCGATATAAGCGGAATAGCGGAAAAGAACTCCAGAGAATCATGA
- a CDS encoding DUF2393 family protein, translated as MKEKLLAFIHGLTNYDYALFGGIFIVFLLLLLTALLLRKKHLLSIIILLLSMITIFIGPVVGYIQLHKTLYKHSCKITDVKELQFTPAVVVTGTLTNESKRDFHTCKITVKLYKVSHNAILDRLFMLNPFQKMSIIEKDILKNETRAVKIIVEPFDYKNDYNVSMGADCR; from the coding sequence ATGAAAGAGAAACTGCTCGCATTCATTCATGGGCTGACCAATTACGATTATGCCCTGTTTGGCGGTATATTTATTGTCTTTTTGCTTCTGCTTCTTACAGCACTCCTGCTGAGAAAAAAACATCTTTTATCCATTATAATTCTTCTATTAAGCATGATAACCATCTTTATCGGACCCGTCGTAGGATATATACAACTCCATAAAACTTTATATAAGCACAGTTGTAAGATCACCGATGTCAAAGAGCTGCAGTTTACTCCCGCAGTCGTAGTAACGGGAACCCTCACAAACGAATCAAAAAGAGATTTTCATACCTGCAAAATCACCGTAAAGCTGTATAAAGTTTCCCATAATGCGATACTAGACAGATTGTTCATGCTTAATCCATTTCAAAAAATGTCGATTATTGAAAAAGACATTCTAAAAAATGAAACAAGAGCCGTGAAGATAATAGTCGAGCCTTTTGACTACAAAAACGATTATAACGTCTCTATGGGAGCTGATTGCAGATGA
- a CDS encoding DUF2393 family protein — protein sequence MSTYLTIWHYLIILLGIILIILGVFLAFRQQEKKIIAPMIFSISLIVVLVVGFTLVAIDKYTKKVHLSNVHNHRILSIEKIVYTGIVKNVGNHTIGKVTFEVKLVNKAHAGGKVKAGSFYSPSGFAEFFSGGMNILYKPQTVTKKFVVAKDLKPNKAKSFRVMFDYPPYFENVSQFTSVTAH from the coding sequence ATGAGCACATATCTAACTATTTGGCACTATCTTATCATTTTGCTCGGGATCATACTAATTATTCTCGGAGTTTTTCTGGCTTTCAGGCAGCAAGAAAAAAAGATCATTGCGCCTATGATATTTTCCATCTCGCTAATAGTCGTTCTTGTAGTCGGTTTTACCCTTGTAGCGATTGACAAATATACAAAAAAAGTACACTTAAGCAATGTACACAATCACAGAATCCTTTCTATTGAGAAGATCGTGTATACTGGAATCGTAAAAAACGTCGGCAACCATACCATCGGAAAAGTGACATTTGAAGTGAAGCTCGTAAACAAAGCGCATGCAGGCGGAAAAGTCAAAGCCGGAAGCTTCTACAGCCCGAGCGGATTTGCCGAATTTTTCAGCGGAGGGATGAATATCTTGTATAAACCTCAGACCGTAACGAAAAAATTCGTAGTCGCCAAGGACCTTAAACCCAACAAAGCAAAAAGCTTTAGAGTCATGTTCGATTATCCTCCCTATTTTGAAAACGTCTCACAATTCACAAGCGTTACAGCCCACTAA
- a CDS encoding TIGR01212 family radical SAM protein (This family includes YhcC from E. coli K-12, an uncharacterized radical SAM protein.), giving the protein MKQIYTFGKYLKDKFGVKVYKTAVSISGFTCPNIDGTVAKGGCTFCENDSFSPSLDSAKPLKGFYLNLNSDENPFLEKQLLQLETQFNALSSYQRKEYGIDKYLVYFQSFTNTYAPFETLKALYDKALSFEDVVGLSIGTRSDSITDETLEYLGKLAKDKEIWIEFGIQSVYDETLKRINRGHSSANVKEWILKAKAAGLNVCGHLIFGLPGEDKKMMLETAKQAYEWGIDSVKYHPLYVVKKTALANEYARGEFTPIGEEDYLEVLNEAIKMKPEHVSVQRITAGMNDDSLIAPAWCRDKNQQVRNINSSLKRIGFKY; this is encoded by the coding sequence ATAAAACAGATATATACTTTTGGGAAGTACTTAAAAGATAAATTTGGTGTAAAAGTTTATAAAACCGCAGTATCGATATCCGGTTTTACCTGTCCCAATATAGACGGAACGGTCGCAAAAGGCGGGTGTACTTTCTGCGAAAACGATTCTTTCAGCCCGAGTTTGGACAGTGCAAAACCATTAAAAGGTTTTTACCTGAATTTGAATTCGGACGAAAATCCTTTTCTTGAGAAACAGCTTCTTCAATTGGAGACGCAGTTCAATGCTCTTAGCTCCTATCAAAGAAAAGAATACGGCATAGATAAATATCTCGTCTATTTTCAATCGTTTACAAACACTTATGCCCCGTTTGAAACATTAAAAGCCCTATATGACAAAGCGCTTTCCTTTGAAGATGTCGTAGGACTCAGCATAGGTACAAGAAGTGACAGTATCACAGACGAAACACTTGAGTACTTGGGAAAGCTGGCTAAAGATAAAGAGATATGGATAGAGTTCGGTATACAATCGGTCTATGATGAAACGCTCAAACGCATTAACCGTGGTCATAGCAGTGCAAACGTCAAAGAGTGGATATTAAAAGCAAAAGCAGCCGGACTTAACGTCTGCGGACATCTGATCTTTGGATTGCCGGGCGAAGACAAAAAGATGATGCTTGAGACTGCAAAACAGGCGTATGAATGGGGAATAGACTCCGTAAAATACCATCCTCTTTATGTCGTGAAAAAGACCGCGCTCGCAAATGAGTATGCCAGAGGCGAGTTCACTCCTATCGGTGAAGAAGATTATCTTGAAGTCTTGAACGAAGCTATTAAGATGAAGCCTGAGCATGTAAGTGTGCAGAGGATCACCGCAGGGATGAATGACGATTCCCTGATCGCACCGGCTTGGTGCAGAGATAAGAACCAGCAGGTTAGAAATATAAACAGCTCTTTAAAAAGAATAGGATTTAAATATTAG